CGGCGAGGCCGGAGGCACGGCCCACATCCAGCCGCTGCAACTTGTCCCCCTCCTGACTTTTATCCGCAAATGCGGAGCCAGGCCCTTTCTGACGGACACCAATACCCTGTACGTGGGCCAGCGCGGCGAGTCGGCTTCCCACGGGCTTCAGGCCGCCAGACACGGTTTTGACCCCAATGTGCTGGGTGCGCCGGTCATCATTGCCGACGGTCTCAAAAGCGGCAACGAACGGGCCGTGCCTTTCGCGGGCAAACATTTCGACACGTTCTATCTGGCCGGGGACATTGTGGACGCGGACATGCTCGTCACCGTCAGCCATTTCAAGGGGCATGAACTGGCGGGCTTCGGCGGAGCCATCAAGAACGCGGGCATGGGCTGCGCCACGCGTAAGGGCAAGATGCAGCAGCACTGCGGTCTGGGGCCGGAAATACATCCGGATCACTGTGCGGGCTGCGGCCAGTGTGTGGCCGTGTGCGCCCACAACGCCCTGAGTTTGGACGAAAACGGCAGAATCCGGATCGAACGGGACAACTGTGCGGGTTGCGCGGCCTGTTTTCTGGTCTGCAAGACCAAGGGGCTGGAGGTGGACTGGCGGGTGGACGTGAATACCTTTCTGGAACGCATGGCCGAATACGCCGCCGCGGCCCTGCTGTCCCGTCCCCGGCCCAGTCTGCATCTGTCCTTTGTGCAGCGGGTCGGGCCGGGCTGCGACTGCATGGGCTATTCCGACGCGCCCATCTGCCCGGATCTGGGGCTTCTGGCCTCATGGGATCCGGTGGCCCTGGACCAGGCCTGTCTGGA
Above is a window of Desulfomicrobium orale DSM 12838 DNA encoding:
- a CDS encoding DUF362 domain-containing protein, encoding MAASEVYFWDLRASRKAPYEVKVKRLLKLAALGAKLQSGDLTAVKLHFGEAGGTAHIQPLQLVPLLTFIRKCGARPFLTDTNTLYVGQRGESASHGLQAARHGFDPNVLGAPVIIADGLKSGNERAVPFAGKHFDTFYLAGDIVDADMLVTVSHFKGHELAGFGGAIKNAGMGCATRKGKMQQHCGLGPEIHPDHCAGCGQCVAVCAHNALSLDENGRIRIERDNCAGCAACFLVCKTKGLEVDWRVDVNTFLERMAEYAAAALLSRPRPSLHLSFVQRVGPGCDCMGYSDAPICPDLGLLASWDPVALDQACLDMVNAAQPLYPSALPAGLAPGQDKFEAIHGHVRGRYLLGYAEGLGLGRREYTLRAV